CTACCGTCGATCTGCCATCAGGGCCGCTGCCTCACCTGCGCAGGGCGCCTGCTCAACCCCGGCGACTTCGACGCAAGCGATGCAGTAGCCTATTTCCCTGAAGATCGAACAGCCGGATTCATTCTCCTCTGCACCGCCTGTCCCCGTTCCGATTTGGAAATCCAAACACACCAGCAGTTCGCCATGCGCGAACATCGCCGCGCACTGGGACTGCCGGCGCCGTATTCGGGAGTGAGCGATGCTGGGTGATCCACGCTGGGCCTGGAGCACGCGACGATCTAGAAGCATCAATCACTACAATTGACGTCAAGACGGTGAAATATGGACATAAAACCGATCAAGAATGAAGAGAATTACAACGATGCTCTCCGCCGCATCGAAGAACTTTGGGGAGCCCCTATCGGCAGCAAAGAAGGCGA
This genomic interval from Terriglobales bacterium contains the following:
- a CDS encoding 2Fe-2S iron-sulfur cluster-binding protein, translated to MSPARTHHIKLHLRDGSIRELDVAEDQHIWDAAHDAGIELPSICHQGRCLTCAGRLLNPGDFDASDAVAYFPEDRTAGFILLCTACPRSDLEIQTHQQFAMREHRRALGLPAPYSGVSDAG